TAAACCCTTAGCATGGGTCTTTTAATCTGCTGAGATGAAGGAACCTCGGGTTAGTGAACTGTACCCTGTACCGTCAGTATCAACATTGCGCAAGCAGGGCAAGTGAATTAGTTTACTGCGTCGTGCATTTTAAAAGAACAGACATCTCATTAATCATATTAAAGGTCACCGTACAAAGGAAGTCGTTCGACAGATGGCTTCCTCCAGTATAGTTTTTCACAGATATGTAACTTTATTTAGTTAGCCTACTTTTAAAGTGGCACGAGCCAAGTGAGCGTATAAAGGAGTCAGTTTATGCTTATTGTTAATTTGTAATTCATGAATGTATAAGTGGCGTTTTACGGTTGTATTTGGATGAAGtggagctcttttttttttttataccatttTCTATAATGTTGATTAGTTTAATCAGTAACATTTGATCGCTTTTTATAAACCGATCACATGTTTTGAATGGACAATTTAATCAGCAGAATAACTTTAACAGTGAGGGGTAAAAAGGAGTAAGAAgtacagtattatatattatatgcagTATAGTACAGTATGGAGTAGCATGACGTGGCAATactaagtacaagtacctgTTCTTGCAGTGATGTACCTATACCTTCTGGGGCTGGTGGTTTTCTACTACCTGTATCGCTGGGTCAGGGAGCTACCCAGGGTCCCCGACAAGGGCAGCAAGTATGTGTACATCACAGGCTGCGACAGTGGCTTCGGCAGCCTCCTGGCCCGCCACCTGGACAAGCAGGGGTTCAGGGTGATCGCCTCGTGTTTGAccgagaaaggagaggaggatctGAAGAAGTCCTGCTCCAGCAACCTGATCACAACACACCTGGATGTTCGGTCTCAGGAAAGTGTTGCCAAAGTTGCAGCGATGATCAAGGACAAAGTGGGGGAGCGTGGTGAGTGTGGAGTGTtaactctctctttttgttgggtccagactgaaatatctcaacaattattggatttGGTCGCCATGAGATTTTGTGCAAACTTTCTTATTCCCGCAGTGGGCGAATCCTGCTGATTTTGGGGatccccctgacttttcctctggcgccgCCATGTTTTTGACTGGTTTTGAACCATTTTGACCAAGTGAAGCGTCTCAACAAGTGATGAGAATACGTTTGGTGATCTGTTAACTTAAGCTGCAAAACTGAGGACGTCTTTCTCTGCAGCTAAAAGTCCCACCTCCCTCCTACTGAGCTCCCCATTAACACTAGAATGGCTGTAGACTCGTAAGCCTTGTTTTCATTTAAGGTTGGagcactgtgttttttttattgactggATGTCCTATGTGTCCTCCCTAGGCTTGTGGGCTGTAGTGAACAATGCAGGCGTGTCCATTCCCTCCGGCCAGTGTGATTGGATGACCATTGACGACTACAAGAGCATGCTGGACGTGAACCTGCTCGGGGTGATCGCAGTGACCCTGAGTGTCCTGCCCCTAATTAAGAAGGCCAGGGGAAGGGTGGTCAATGTCGCCAGTGTGTTTGGGAGGGTCACTGGCGTTGGAGGCCCGTACCCTGTCTCTAAGTATGGTGTGGAGGGTTTTAATGACAGCCTCAGGTGAAACATTAACATGCACAATTGGTTATTTGTCAGTATATCAACACAAAGGTTTCTTGGTTTGCACACAAGCACTGATATGATGAAATGTATTGCTTAGGTTAAGTATGCAGGCTTTCGGTGTCGAAGTCCTGTGCATTGAGCCGGGCTTTTTCAAAACGAACGTGACCGACACTGGGATCCTGACCAGAAATGTCAAGACGCTCTGGGAGAGACTGCCCCAGGACGTCAAAGATGACTATGGACCTGAATATTTCCAAAAGGGTAATCTCGAatcatcttctttcttttttttttcttcatctatgtgtttgttttgaatccatctatttatttatttatttatttatttattccaccTCCTAGCGTTAGTGCTCCTAAAAGACAAAGTGGCCAAGATCAGCGATGGAGATCTGATGAAGGTGGTCAGCTGTATGGAGCACGCTGTGTCTGCCGTCCGGCCACGCACCCGCTACTCGCCAGGCTGGGACGCCAAGCTCTTCTGGCTGCCACTGTCGTACATGCCACGCTGGGTCGTAGACTACATCATGATGAAGGAGTCCATTCCTATTGCCAAGCCGAAGCAAtaaattgtgctttttttcccttctgtaCCCATGTGTGCACATTTTATACAATTCAAATAATACAGGCTTTACCAGTGTAATCTTCCCTTATTCCCATGCAGTTCTGTGTATCCTATTTTTGGTTGGACAGCTTTACAAGTTTAAAGGTGTACTTTGACTGTCTGTGAGCATTTACAAGGCCACCGTATCTACAAGCAAATAGGGGTTTGAGTAATTGGCCTTGATGATCGGCATGTGTGAAAGGTCAGACTTTGTTACAAAGTACATTTTGCGCAGGACTATGCTGGTTTCTGTGGTTGTCTTTGTGGAAATCCACCGTGGAATATAATTTGAATGATTGCTATGATAGTGATTCCCCCTGTGCATCTAACATCTGTAAAACTATGCAATAAGAATTATATGCAGATTGATttttacaacagcagcagagtgtcTTCTCTTCATGGGTTGTATATGTCTGAgtactgtttttattcatgcacaCGGAGAGCGAAAGTCTTTGAGTTGTCTCTCCCTTACaggaatttttcttttttttttttctttgagttaAAAACAATTGATTCTTCTCAAAACCTCCTTTCTCATGCCTGGTTGTGAATGACGCATATAAACTAGGTCAAGGTTGATGATAAGGTCTGCTCTCTCTCCGCaggacaaaacatttttcccaCCTGACAAGCACTTTAGTCAGcagagatgaatgaatgaatcagttTTTAATTGGTTAATCCATCGTATGCCGCTAAACTGGGTCCTGGTCTCGCTAATTCAATTATATTAATAGGTATTATTGTTAAATGCTGCTGGGCAGTACAGTCAAACGTAATATGTATAATTATAGGTCTTATTATCCCTGCTGGTTCCCAATCATGGTTCTTTTGCTTGGTATGGGCATAAAACCTGCATTAATTTGCATTCTGTGGTATGAAAAAGGCCTTACAGTTaagaaaaatgtactttgaaCTGTGCAGTAAAACAAGTCCTATTCTTCTTGTCCCTTTTGTCATCTTCATACCCCCCAGATTGATTCAATGACCCCTGGATTGGGAACCCCTCAACTTGGTAATGAATTTATTCTAATTCACACTGCTATTCAGCAAATATGGATATTGAGAGTTTGGAAATGTAGAATACCAGCTGTGATAGTCCATCACTGGGTTTCTCTAGTGTGAACCATCAAGCTTCATGGATTTACTCCTCGTATTACATGTCATTACTGCTGCTTGTTATTTGGCCCTTGGCGGTAAATTAATGTTTATGTACAAATGGGCTCAAAAGTTCGTTACCCTAAAGTTGAAACAAATACTCATCCAGTTGTTTGTCCACGGGTTTTATTTCAGTACGTGACAACATAGTTCACATAGCTTAACGTGGCTCAAGactgccatcttgtggtcaGAGTGGATGAGGACAGCCATTTCATGAAATTCCCCATTAGGAACAAGATTCTCAACTATAACTATTCAAGCCTATAGGAAATATACAGTTGACGAGCTGTTTTATGTAAAGACAGTGTTTTATTCCATCTTTCATTGGAAACATTAAATAGAACTTTCTTTCAAGATGACGAGACAGGtacatttgaattttgacatgttttacaAACCAAGTGCTCCTAACCACAGGACcccttctttctgtttttcctcttctccccaCAACAAGTTTATGAGTGCTCCTCAGCCAGCTTCGCTGCCTTCTCAACCACTTCCTCGATGGGGCCGACCATGTAGAAGGCCTGCTCGGGCAGAGAGTCATACTGGCCTACAGGGAAACGGGTACAAAAGGCAATTTTAGTACAACTAGCCGAAAAGTTGAGGGGCACAAGCAcaatctttattatttatttttttaaatataagtACTTCAACAAGTGACACTTACCACCAAGGATGTCCTGGAAGCCCTTGATAGTTTCCTTGAGGGGCACCAGCTTGCCCATATGGCCAGTGAAGACCTCGGCCACCTGGAAGGGCTGGGACAGGAAACGCTGGATCTTGCGGGCGCGGGCCACAGTCAGTTTGTCCTCCTCTGACAACTCATCCATACCCAGAATGGCAATGATGTCCTGCAGGGATTTGTAGTCCTACAGGAGGAAAGTAAACTGGTCAGCCTGGTGagtgctttgttttgtgtgtcaaaTCAAAAATACAGGTTTCATCGAGTCCCAAACCTGAAGGATTTTCTGCACACCACGGGCGATATCGTAGTGCTCGGCTCCGACGATGTTGGGGTCCATGATACGGGAGGTGGAGTCCAGGGGGTCGACAGCGGGGTAGATACCCAGCTCAGCGATGGCGCGGGACAACACGGTGGTGGCATCCAAGTGAGCGAAAGTGGTGGCGGGGGCAGGGTCAGTCAGATCGTCAGCGGGCACATAGATGGCCTGATGGAAAGAACTGAGACTCAACTTTCGGAGGTACCAATTTAATCTTTAAACTTTATCAACCATCTAACAATGATGCATTGGCACAATGATACCGTTATCCTCCTTGATCGTTTACCTGCACAGATGTGATTGAACCCTTCTTGGTGGTGGTGATTCTCTCCTGCATGGTACCCATGTCTGTGGCCAGAGTGGGCTGGTAACCCACAGCAGAGGGGATACGACCCAGCAGAGCGGACACCTGAGAAGTAAGAGATGACTTTAGTAAGTATCAAGCATGCCATTCGACATCGTCAGCCACATTTAAAGTGGCTGTACACAGTACTCAAAGTTACAACCTTACTAGAACCGCTATTACAAATGTATCCTGTGACTTTGCTATTGAGACATAATGGGAGTTCCACAGACCTCAGAGCCAGCCTGTGTGAAGCGGAAGATGTTGTCGATGAAGAGCAGCACATCCTGACCCTCCTGGTCACGGAAGTACTCTGCCACGGTCAGTCCAGTCAGAGCCACTCTGGCGCGGGCGCCTGGGGGCTCGTTCATCTGTCCGTACACCAGTGCCACCTAGCAGGGACAAGAGATGAGGTAAGTGGATAATGTTTGCCATCATGCCACAGTCGCCAATATGCCCCAATTTCAAGTTTGAATTTCACCTTGGAAGTGGTGTCCTTCAGGTTGATGACACCGGACTCAATCATTTCATGGTACAAGTCATTTCCCTCACGGGTACGCTCTCCCacaccagcaaacacagagtAACCACCATGGGCCTTGGCCACATTGTTGATCAGCTCCATGATCAATACAGTCTTGCCTACACCAGCACCACCGAACAGACCTGTGACCATGAGAAACAGATTTAGTTTTGTGATATTACCAAGTGGCTTCAAAGATAagtgtgcgtgcacacacatcatcatcaatcatgaGCAAACGTTGATGTGTTAACACATACCGATCTTTCCTCCCTTGGCGTAGGGGGCCAGCAGGTCCACCACCTTAATGCCAGTCACCAGAATCTCCTGCTCCACACTCATGTCAGTGAATTCAGGGGCCTCAGCATGGATGGGTGCGGTCCTGGGAGGGAATCATAATTTCCAGTTATTTGTCAAAGAGCAGGACTCTTCTGCAGGCCAATAGACCTCTTAAAAGCTCAATTCTGtaagacattttgtttaatttgaaagtcctttcataaaatgtaataattgtgtttttattttcaatgcaaACTCACTGCTTGGTGGAGATGGGACCCCTCTCGTCGATGGGCTCGCCGATGACATTCATGATCCTGCCCAGGGTCTCGGGACCCACTGGGATTCTGATGGGGGCACCAGTGTCCAGAACTTTCTGTCCACGGACCAGACCTTCAGTACCATCCATAGCAATGGTGCGCACTGTGTTCTCCCCTGCACACATAATAAACGTGATTTTCATTTATTGAATACTACATAAATGTTTTCCATTTGCTCACATGGGTACAAGACTGAAGGTTATAATCCACGTTGCTCACCGAGATGCTGTGCCACCTCCAGGACTAGCCTGGACTCGCGGCCGGCGACCTCCAGGGCGTTCAGGATGGGAGGAAGGCCCTCATCGAACTGGACGTCGACGACGGCACCGATGACAGCCACAATGCGCCCGTTGGCGGTggcggcagcagcggcaggTGCGACATAGTCTCTGCCTGTTCAGTAAAGGCGACAGTGAGTGCAATTAGCTCAGTGTCACACATGACAGTCATGACCTTGTTGTGCCGGTGGTATTCCATTTGTCTCCGATATAGCACCCTTCCGGCTGCAACGCACCGGACAGAGCGGTCAGACAACTGCGTGTCTGGCCCCTCCGTCTCAATGTCAAGGGATTGTTGTCGGCCAAACTACGAATCCGCTTTAAAAATACACCGGGTGACGccctctaaaaaaaacaaaaaacgagcGTACTTGTATGTTATGCAAGTCGATTTCTATGAATACAGTCTAATAAGCTTTTCCCCCGACTGCATAACGATTACGTGGAAAGGCTCGACAGATGAATGAACTGTACTCCGAGCTAATGGTGCTAATGCTGCCACTGTTAACGACAGACGCAGGACATTCAATGGCAGCAAGATTATGGTTATCAAGGTTTATAGTTTCAAACTCTTCATAGTTTTCCTGTTGCTAGGTGAATTTAGTGCGCGGACGTTGCAGATGACTTTCTAACCTTGCTAATCTACGAGCCAGACCTTGCTAAAACTTGTAATGCTAGCTTCGCGTTAGCAGCCTCTGCACAGTCTCACTCCGCCTCATGTCATTACACAGAGGTCATTACTGCTagcacaagaaaaacacaacccGGTCCTTTTCTGATGCATGACATCTGTCACTAAGAGCATATACGCATGTATGTGCCCTTTTAAATATTTGGAATAGCTCCAACAGATttcaaatttgactttttaacgTCAAGGCCTGCAACACAGCGTGTTGCTAGcaatagctaacgttagcattgcCCCTGCCCTTCTCTGACAGGCGCGTCAATGAGTTATTTTCTTCACACGATTTCGCTCAAAAGCTCCAAACATGCAGGGCTTACGTGAAAGGACGGCCGGGGATCCAACGAGAGCCTTAAGGGGCTGGACCCCAGGCTTGAGAGCCTGCAGAGCCCCGGTGCAGCAGCGTCCCACAGCTCCTAACATTGTCAAAATGGCTGAAggtggaaagagacagaggaactTGCGGCTTTATAATGAATGGCCGCTGGGGCGAACTGCGCGTGCGCGCAACGTAAAAGCCTATGTTGCGCATGCGTACATATTCAGCGCATCCAGCTGACATTCTGCCCTCCAGAGCTGGTCTAtttgacaggaaatgtgactGCTGAATGACAGCCCAAGCAGAAGGTTACCTACAATATAAGttatcatttaaataattcGTTAAATTAATGTAGACCTACATGAGAACAAAGGTGGTGCCACTGTCTCATTTGTACACCGGCTGTACCCCTGAGAGGTGACACACAGGGCAAAACAAATTAGGTAAAGCACTCTACACACCACTAGTTGCTGCTCCCTAAGCTCATTGCTTTGAGGACACAGTAATAACTGA
This genomic window from Enoplosus armatus isolate fEnoArm2 chromosome 24, fEnoArm2.hap1, whole genome shotgun sequence contains:
- the LOC139306945 gene encoding ATP synthase subunit beta, mitochondrial, with amino-acid sequence MLGAVGRCCTGALQALKPGVQPLKALVGSPAVLSRRDYVAPAAAAATANGRIVAVIGAVVDVQFDEGLPPILNALEVAGRESRLVLEVAQHLGENTVRTIAMDGTEGLVRGQKVLDTGAPIRIPVGPETLGRIMNVIGEPIDERGPISTKQTAPIHAEAPEFTDMSVEQEILVTGIKVVDLLAPYAKGGKIGLFGGAGVGKTVLIMELINNVAKAHGGYSVFAGVGERTREGNDLYHEMIESGVINLKDTTSKVALVYGQMNEPPGARARVALTGLTVAEYFRDQEGQDVLLFIDNIFRFTQAGSEVSALLGRIPSAVGYQPTLATDMGTMQERITTTKKGSITSVQAIYVPADDLTDPAPATTFAHLDATTVLSRAIAELGIYPAVDPLDSTSRIMDPNIVGAEHYDIARGVQKILQDYKSLQDIIAILGMDELSEEDKLTVARARKIQRFLSQPFQVAEVFTGHMGKLVPLKETIKGFQDILGGQYDSLPEQAFYMVGPIEEVVEKAAKLAEEHS
- the LOC139306946 gene encoding retinol dehydrogenase 7-like, with translation MYLYLLGLVVFYYLYRWVRELPRVPDKGSKYVYITGCDSGFGSLLARHLDKQGFRVIASCLTEKGEEDLKKSCSSNLITTHLDVRSQESVAKVAAMIKDKVGERGLWAVVNNAGVSIPSGQCDWMTIDDYKSMLDVNLLGVIAVTLSVLPLIKKARGRVVNVASVFGRVTGVGGPYPVSKYGVEGFNDSLRLSMQAFGVEVLCIEPGFFKTNVTDTGILTRNVKTLWERLPQDVKDDYGPEYFQKALVLLKDKVAKISDGDLMKVVSCMEHAVSAVRPRTRYSPGWDAKLFWLPLSYMPRWVVDYIMMKESIPIAKPKQ